agagagaaaacctgcttaatttttccattagtagcaagggatcttttatatgcaccatcccaccataccatggtctttgatacaccagtcatggtgcactggctggaaagagaaatagctcaatcgGTCCACCAAcgggatctatcctagaccgaccgtgcatcaggcgagcagtTTACCACcttgctacgtcctgccccttgtGCAGGAACTAAAGAATGCTAATTTACTTACATGCGATAATTGTTTCTTGAGTAATACCGATGGCATCATTGCAAGGTTTCTTAAAGCTGGGTCACCTGCCTTCATCTGGTATGACACTGTAGAATGAAGAAGTTTCTGCAAGTATAgaagttatttaaatatttaattgctttaatgatttacaaaaaaagataatgaaaatggtgagttgaaaaaaacaacaaaggttcttacatatattttagttttatataaaagaaagaacTTGTAAGTAATACTCAGTAACCGTAAATCAAGAAAGTTTTGCAAaccatgttaaaaattaaaataaggcaatttgttttattgtcttAAAAGTAACAAGAAACATTACAGTATCTTCTATGTTTAAGCAATACTATCTATATTCAGTTTGGACTACTGTCGCAGTACTTTCATGACACAATAAATAATAGACTTACAGTATACATATATAGCAGCTTAACACAATGCCAGGGCCCAAAACTGACAGTCACCAGGTCGCCAAATATGACCAAAGTCCCATTTGGGTGACTTTAAATacatgaattaaaaaataatggtgttagtCGCCTCCATCACAAACCAAATTATTTGGACAATCTTATATCTaaaacatatgagccactattaataattgttctattgcatatatttatttcacattaaaatcttgctcatgGTTCACAAAATTAAACATATCGACTTATAAGTATGGTAATTTGGCAACATccatttaaaaacattgattttgtaGACTGGATGTAGTTACGTATTGTcttgatatttaaacaaagaCTTCCGGATCCAATTCATAATCATGTGGAACATTTAATTTCAATAGAAGTGGTTCTTCAAATCAATATTACTTTATCGAAGCATacttaaaaaattttttatttaatattttaaattatttaaaacctgaaatatgaatattttatgtttgGCTTACCTAAACCAAGTTTGgccactgaaaattaaaatttagtggcccagatttgttttttgttttttggtctCCATATGTTTCTGATGAGTTTCAGGCCCTCAATGCAGTTAAGGAAATACAtcgtacatgtatgtctttatttaaaaataaatttaaaaataagaagtcttttaaaattgttctttgatgattacttttaaaatatatacaaaaataaatgatggTGTTCAACCTCAAGAATTCAAAAGGAAAGGAAccttttaaactatggctatttggtgacTAACATATGATTATTGACATATGGTTGAGAGAAAGAGGAAGCCACAGAATATAGATTCAACAAATTCAAAGAAACTACATTAATATTCATCCTTAGGCTTCAGACATTTCCaatttcacattttaaactttcatgttttacacagtgagcaaaaaaacccaaagactGATGGATATTAGTAGCATTAGAAATGTACCCGGTTACCAGGTATGTACAATTCCATTCACTAGTAccgtgaaacccctctaaaccagacacccatggGGACCAAGTACAAGGTCTGGTTGTTAGGGGTATCTGATTtggagaggttctgttctgtacagatattaaaaaAGGGACTGTAaaacatgtgttgttttaaggaatttctggtttactgagggtccagttttgaggggtttcactgtataatatcACAAATGCATACTAGAGCCCAATCTCTTGCTTTAACTTCAATAGGTGACAATGCATCTCTCTTGTAGAACCAAAGCACACACTTCAACCAGGCTGTAAAGAGCTGAGGGCACATCTGCATTATTGGTATATGAGACAATTCACTCAGTAGTTGACCAGTCTCAGGCAAATTTTTCATAACATCATCAATAGAagtctaaaaaaacaaaagatttttttttaacacacaaTAGCCTGTTCCTGCAATAGACTGGAACCCTGGCAGTCCTTGCCTAggattttaacaaaaatattggAAAAGAAAAAGGTGGCAATTTTGCAAACTGCCAGCAGAAATTTAAAACAAGGGACATTTTATTCAATATTGGAACACGATTTGCTATGCAAATATCAGAGATGGccacacaattctaaaatgttaaacagtagttggtaagtaataaattttcaaataaTCACCAATGTAGTAGTGTAAGCACAAAGTGCTCCTAGTGGCAGTAGCTAGTTCCTGTCATGGATAGGGGAGCTGGCCGaggctagtgggaatttccctattagctcagttggtagagcgctgaaCTCTCATGCTGAGGGTCCATGGTTTGAATCCCCTttagtggaggttgatttttattgttacaTCAACTGTCActttagaaacaaaatttaaaaaaatataagtttgttttgtttaatgacaccacttgagcaccggctactggatgtcaaacatttggtaattttgacatatagtcttagagtggaaatcactacattattccattagtagcaagggatcttttatatgcactatcccatagacaggacagcacataccacagtctttgatataccagtcgtgattagctggaataagaaatataGTCTAATGGGCCCAATGATGAGGATGGTTTGACCTTTAAATATGTTCCTTGGAAAAGTCAACAAATATTTCCATTTGattaaatatgtacattacTCATTAGCGCTACATACCTACAAAAAAGTACAAGattatgataataaataaagggCCGAAATGTTTATCTCGATTAATAAACTAAACGAATATATTATGAAAGGACATAGCATATTTCCTGTACATTTTGCTCTTACCATCGatataaaataactatatatgtcTTGGATAATATGTTCCACATCCAAAAATAATGATGTAATGTTTTCCTTTGCCATTTGAACATTTTGATGACATTCCAattctttttcaaatttttgtttaactttatGGTTAGATGATAaggcttttatttttattgtacagtctttgattttgacTTTGAGTTGTTCCATTCCAAGCATaacttaaatatttcaaattataaattttatgaaaatattctGAATTAATATAAAGTATTTAGACTGAACGTAATTTAAGTTCATATTTCCCGCAACACCAAGCTACTGGGGGACGCCATCTTTGTAAAGTGTTAATGATTTTCATGTTTCGTAGAAAATATTTTACTCAATCgactttttttatatacattctatattgttttattgttaattcattaaaattgttgtaatttattcattttattacgGTTTTATTGTAATAAGGAGCATAAGGGACATCCGAAACTAAATTAGAACTACTTTGCTATTTAATATCAATGCGCTTTATGCACAATACACTTACATTGTtatgaacatattttaaaatattttattttaatataattagaaTCTGTTTTATAATTTGGTAATATCATAATTGTTGACATGCTGATTGCCGATACTTTTGGTAGTCACAAAGAACTAATTGTTTGACGTCACCAGACTACGCGGAAGtgaattatttttagaagttgtTAGGCAAATGTTTTGatctgtcagaatgaccaaagaAAAATATTGCTATATTTTAAGATAAACCCTAGTAAATAGATATTCGTCTGTTTTCGTCATTACAGTATTTCATAACGTATCAACCCAACAATGGGGAACTGCTTAAAGTCTTCAAATGCAGACGACATGTCTTTGTTAAGGGAAAATGACAgccgttcagacggatccgacCCAGGACCTCCACCACCATATCAGGTTGACCTACTatgttcatgtttatttttatccgCTGTTGTATATCTTCCGTATTTCACGTTACGTGTTAAATGGTCCTCAGTATTGTTTACTTTGAACAGGATATCATGCCTTGTGGCAAAGTTGTCACGTAAATCCTAACGGTGTTTTAGAAAGACACAGTTCTTTGTTACAGTGTTATGAGGGTAACAGCTGATAGGTCTTTTGTTATAAACAAAGACGGGTCATACTGAACCATATGTAGCTTTCTCACTTATTAAAGAGAGAAGATGATTGACATTAATGAAATGCATATTCAATGTTTCCCAGTTTGTGGCAGGTGCTTAAATGTCACTGTCAGTTCATAATTTTTAATTCAATAAGTAAagtgtaaatgtatatatactgtgtagAAGGCAGGTCAACCTGCCCTCTACTGCCTATCCTATTTACATAGTAAGTCAACTCAGTTCAAACTATGTACTTAACTTTCCTACCCAAAGGTCTCCAGTTTACACCATTCATTAAGTAACTTGCCCAAATcctattttgttataattgtatttataacCATGTTGATCTATATTAAACaattttggggggtggggtggatggatggtggtGAACAAATTAGACCCACTTCctgaaaaatgaaataataatgtgtCAGACTGGATGTATAAAATTCATTATGTCCTGTGAAAATAAACTAACAATGAGCTTTAAAGAAATCACtaacatttattccattttttaaatgtttttagagCCTCCTAAACAGATGCTTCTGATTAAGCTTAAatagtgtttgttttcagttacCTGACCTTTTTAAGTGCtcagttttaatctatttttaatacacatttactgttaatacatatttacgattactatgaaaattatataaaaataccaTCTTTAGTATCAAAACAATGTATTTCGGCATGAAACCAAAACCCATATTTACAAAGGAATAATGTCATGCAAATAATGCTTTACCATGAATACTGTTCTCCATTTATTTAGGTATTTATTCATGTCAAAATaccatataatttttatttttttaaataaaaaatttaacaatccatccatcatcatttatacaaattgcatgtgGCCATGTGagattaaaaaattttaaaaagagagaagaaagtaCATCTTAAGTGATGGGAATTTTGACCTGCGGTGAAGCTTTCTGAGAAGCTGCCATCGAGAATTTACTTTTTCTCTATCCTACATGACTGCATATAAAGAATTTTTCTCTTTCTCATCCATTCAGTAAATTACTACTCActacaaataaatgttcaaagatagttgaaaaagtaactttcttatttgattattttatcaaaaataaactGCATATCATCTTATTTGCCatttttctttcatgttttataaaatttaaccttACAAATTAAAGAGATAACTTTTATAATTACAGGTTTTAATCACAAAATGTCTATCTGAAATAGTTgtcagataaaacaaaaaaaattcagtgtTGTCATACTGTCTTGTTCTCTAAATTTGTTCTTTACAAATATGAAGTTTCAAACTAGGAATAAATTTGTAACATGAATTAAACACTAGATATCAAATAGAACAAAATATAGCATTTAGTAACTGTGAGTATGAAAGTTTTAACAGAGACTGGGCAATGTACAAGCCACTgttacaatattaaaacattacaatattatttgttaaattcGGGCCAAGCTTGTCTATACACCAAAGGCTATCAAGAATAATATATCGGTGTGAATGTAGTGTATGAaagtgtgtttaaaaaaaaatatattaaaaaaaattcacagaTGCATTACTGTTTATTctatactacatgtatgcatatactATTATACAAATGTTGTCAAGTTTCAGGTTATTCAAAATAGTTATTAGTTTCTTCAAGTATCATTCCTGGGTCTTGTAGACCTCCTGTCCCTTTTTCCCTGGATTGGGGCAGTTAATTGTAAACAGGGTATCTGTgaaggaataataaaaaaaaagaaaaaaaaaagaggaataaatttgtgatttaaaaaaaaaagaaaaaaaaagtcttttgACAAAAGATATTGATTTCATCCTGTTCAAGTTGAATAGTGATTTTATAGACACGACAGTAGAGTTTGCTCCCCTTGTTGTTTTAAGTGTAATCTTGTGcagccggcctcggtggtgtcatggttaagccatcggacataaggctggtaggtatagggtccgtagcctggtaccagctcccacccagagggagttttaacaactcattgggtagatgtaagaccactataccctcttttttctcactaacaagtaacaattaacacactgtcctggacagacagcccagatagctgaggtatgtgcccaagacagcgtgcttgaaccttaattgatataagcactaaaataagttgaaatgaaatgaaatgtgcaATGTACATATATCCCACATGACTTTCGCAaatgaactacatgtagttctatCTTGCATATTCAGAGGTGATGTGCCCATGTTAAAAAAGTAGTACCGTACCCATCATTAAAAAAAGTGATAATGTTTGTTCTACTAAATATTATtagatattgtaaaaaaaaatatcttgtgACATATAAATACGATTATTATTAGAAAATGGGATATTTCAAAATTTGTCATGTTAAAacccatttattttaaaatctgtgtTTTGATTTTAGGAAAGTGTGCCTGTGTATTACCCTTCTCCTAATGTCAGCCGACCAGCGAATATGCTAACAGAAGAAGAACAAATTAAAATTGCACAAAGACTTGGTCTTATTAATCATCTTCCAACAGGAGTGTATGATGGAATAAGTAAAAAAGCTAAAGAGTAAGTTTAATTCTGTATTGAAAGCCTTACATTTTTTGGTGAATCTCCAGATCTGATTAGCGTCAGGATGTGCATATGCGTTAAATATCAGAAGCTACAGTTtgtaaaatgataataatatacatacggtattaataaaataatctgCTTCTTGATAGCTTTTCATTCTAAATTGGCTTCAAAAGCACATCATACATTCATATCCATACGTGTAGTCTTGAAAATGTGGTTTAACAAGACAGTCATCTCGAAAGAAACCAAAAGGAAGTGGATGATCAATTTTGTTTGCTAACGATGTAATGCAACATCAAGCTTGTCTATGTTGGTTCGCAGATAATGTGTTCTTAACCTTGATTTCCCTGTcagtgctatttctcgctccagccagtgcaccatgactggtatatcaaaggctgtggtatgtgctatcctatctatgggatggtgcatataaaagatatcttgctgctaatcgaaaagagtagcccatgaagtggtgacagcaggtttcctgtctcaatatatgcgtggtccttaaccatatgtctgatgccatataactgtaaataaaatgtgttgagtgcatcgttaaataaaacatttccttccttccttagccttgatttattattaaacaaatctgCTTTTTTTCAATCAGTTACgtttttgtaacattaaaaaaatgtacaataatatCCATTGAACAAAATCCCAAAGTACCCCAGTGCTGAGTGCTCAGTTTATAAATAAGACACACCAGCTTCTGTGGTTTagtataccgtatatcttcgcctgtaagtcgatctcggctataagtcgagtccctaatttcaagccctgaaaacatatttttttattgacccgtttataagtcgacccatgaaaaacaacgtataaatattgaagtatttcttattttcagcacatgagaacaataatgtacaatatcaacaaaagaaaattattttacaaacttcgtttttcacgttttgtacatcgcaataatattccaatcaaactacatagcatcaaaacgaaatattcccttagtagagagtgaaagctgtttgactgttaccgtatggcactgtacagcatggttttgtgcaaagacaacaactttatttataaacactgacaacagatcactacgataaaactgaaagtacatgtatcatcggttaatcacgttttgccgccatattaatacatgtaaggaggataactctggaaagtacactggtttttgtaccaaatgatgtgtgtccctattgctctagtgaactgcagagatcagtctattttaagggaaagctcagtaatattcatgaagttaatcacggacaaaacattgtttgaacaaccattaaatgattaatgccagtgaccagatttcaaaataaactcaggcaacaggtagttagtactgtttacatttttgctattggtgatgactgttattttaactaagtgggttgttgttttggcatgtgagtgagatccaCGCCTTTTcaaataaccaaaaccgttataATGcccaaaaaataggttataaaaaaaaattttttttgtcaaattaacatatttgagtataaatacagggcatacttcaacaataaaacttgtaaaataatccccaaaacggtaatatttttgggtgaaattttttcaccctcttataagtcgaccccctaagttataaaataatttttgagtgaataaaattcgacttataggcgaagatatacggtaattaCAGGGTTTGCTCAGTAGGAGAGGTACAAGACTTTTGTCAGCTAAatataaccattaacccactgtcctgaaaaTACAGCCCATATTGCCAAGGTGTGTGCaagggctgtgtgtttgtatcatAATTGGATagggtataagcacgaaaaataaatcaaattgaATTATAGGAGACTAAAATGGAACTGACCATTTTAGTGAGTGCAACGTTTTTTTGCAGACAGTCTGTATTGAAACTGACAAACTGTTTATTAACTATGTAATGCAACATCTAGTGTATTTAATCAATTTCACATAATCACAGATTGTTGGTTCAAGCTGATTGATTTATTGAgaatggaaaataattttaaaatatattttaatcaatttcattttttgtttttcagatgtgCAATATGCATGGGTGAATTCATTCTAGGAGATATGTTGCGTTTTTTACCTTGCATGCACACATATCACAGAGAATGTATAGACGATTGGCTGATGCGTTCGTTTACGTGTCCGTCATGTATGGAGCCTGTTGACGCGGCTCTCCTCACCACCTATGAGACTAGTTGATTGACTGACCATGTCTAGGTGATTCCTGTATGTTGGTGCTGCAGCTGGTGGGATAAGTGTGTTAAATCAGTGGAAGCATCGGTTCGGAAATGATCTGTGTTTATAATGTGGATGGTTTCCTACAGTACCTGTACCCCATGTGACAAAGTACTGGTCACCTGCATGACTACACAATTCATTGTCCAGCTGCTGACCACTGCATTAATTTCAACACACAATACAATACTTGAATAATACTGCAATAAAATGTTCCATGACCGCAGTACTTTAATACAATACATTACTAAGTTCTATCACAACAaaggagatacatgtatatgtatatttttcagttCAAAACATCTCAAACTCGATCATTGGAGAAAGATTTGTTTCCTTGACTTACTTACGTGTGTATATAAGTGCAAGATATCGGACATATTCCATTCTGTGGtacaatgtaataattaatatttcaaaacaaccCATActtgaattaattttattttattttataggaaATGTGACAGTAAGAAATAATTAGACTTTTATACCATTTATAGAATCATGGGATTGGTGATGTTATAACTatgctgatgatgattataataataataataattcagatgattataataattcaGGTGCCAATACATACCGTACATGTATGCCCTGTGTGGACATATAATTCATATTTTTCTAAAGGAGGAGGTTTATTTAACTGGTACTAAATTCATTAGACTTTCTACCTCACAAATAATACTGACGATTAACAACACTTTGATACTACAACACTTTGATACTACAACTgctggtggtgttttttttaattaacagtaaatcttttgttttgttattaatattgtatCCTTTTATATGTTTTCTAGTTCTGAATATAAAAGAcgcaatttctttttttacttttgtgcTAAACAGAGGacagttgttgttttgttaccttatacaatttttcattagatgttatagatatatttttatttatttttgtgaataACAGAAGAGACAGTTTTGAAAGGTACAATATATGTTATGAAAGATCATAAACACAAATCTAAGAATACTATTTTGATAAATGTGTGAACTGGTGGTTTCATGCAATCACAAAATGTGGATCACAATCTTATGTACATATGTTTCAAATCTTGTGTGGTCCTACAGAGATGACTGAATAATgtgatatatttattgtatgtgtTAACACTAATGGTAATGGTTGAGAACATGGTTCAGTGAGTTAGAGTCATGTTTAAGGGCCCCGTCTTTCAGCTTTTTTTCTGTTTGGCCTGTAGACATGTCTGCTACATGTAGATAATGTGTAGATACTGGTTGCAGTTTTGTAATCACGGATTTTCTTGTACAGGTAGTATGTTTTACTACACTTTGATATGTTAATTTACTGGAATGTAGTTTTGGCTTTCACTGATTATGCCTTTCTTTGATCTTCATGCATCACCAGGGTAGTATATATTCAGTTGCAACCCTActgtaattaagaaaatgtccatggcaaaaaaacaTGCAGTGGAAAAACTATATGAAtgtagtccacagcaaaaaagtGCCAAAGCGAATTAAAAACTCTGGTTTAATCTTCAAAGCATATTAATTGCTATTTGTCATGGACAGTTGCAGTGTATGcagttgattattattattattattaatttttttaaatactggtaTATAGTCCTCTTACAGCTCAGTATACAATGGATTGAGGGTAGTTTATTTGCTAATTAGATTATGGTACCACTAAATAATTGTCTAATATTTTgtcttgtttcaaaatattattcattacttttattaactctgtgtatgtgtgtgtgtggatttaaaaaaaaaaaaaaattactttagaGAATTGAGGAAGTATCAAAACAtgaatttgtaataataaaaatgtaattgtgCTACATTGGGTTTAGGACTGATTaactatgattttatttttaacaaaatagttttataaaaggGTTTCAAATAGTGTAAGACTTATGTACCAAGTATGTGTGGAAACATTGCATATTTTGAGAGTGAATATAGGTGTAAAAGTCCAGATCATGTACTGGGTACTTCACATTTCTGaaggtaataaatattgtgtcaaGTTTATTCTTTTGCTCATTaaacagttaattttgtatttccacacaaaaaaatcctgtttgtgggatggcaAGTATTGTAATGAATAAAAGAGCTTATAGATAGATTGGGGCTTTTTCAGAACCTGAAGGAAACATTTTAAGCACATATTCTACTGTTAGTCTTTAAATTGATTAAATTCATACTGTGACAAACTGGGAGAAATACATGTTAGTGCTCTATTTTCGGTGACCAGGatcataaattatatattgcAATAATTTTTAGGGTTTGCACTGATAACTGAGAGTTGATTTAAtattatgaaaattaaattaaaatttaatctaAACTCAATTTCTTCATAAGCATAGATGTGTCAATTTGGCAATACTGTTTCAAAGgtgtgttatttattattattttttattttagttgtgGTCTTGTGAAtttctttgttttctgtttgtccATCCTTGGGTCATAAAGATTTTAATGtcataaataaagttattgatgGCTAAAATGCAATACAACACAATAATTGAATGTTgcaagattttattttatttcaattggGGTAAGTTTGCCGGTACTtgcacttaaaatacacttgcGAAGTCACAGTATTATCTCAACGCTCCATTATTATGGAGAGATCAAACCCTACTTAATTAACCCACCATAATCATTGGTGTTAAactccatactaacatatattcacataaaattattatttagtggtgtattttaagtaggggacctcatctccattatttttcaggaatggagtgtTACTCAGACATTCCCCTATACGTAATATAACAAGATCACTCATATATGAATGAACTTTCAAAAatggtttaatgatacacaGGAATGCATGGACATGGCATAGGAAACTGATAAAGTGCAGATGGTAGGAGAAGGCAAGGACACTGAATGTTCcaataaaatctttattttataaagttagAATTAGCAATCATTTTtagataataacaataaagttGAAGCTTGGTTAcatcatttttaatttgttattagaTAAAGATATTCTGAGTTGCACCTTGTATTGATGATCTATTATGACACATACGGCAGATGAATATGGTGTTTTTCGGACCCAGCTCCCAGGGTATTCCATTTGTGGCATGTTATAATAAACACTGTGTTTAACATTAAGTTTTTACTCTACATGCAAGCTGACCATGTTGTGTTTGCTATTTATATGCTTCATATTGTGCAgttcatttttagttattttatatCTGAATTATTTAATGTGTGGctattgttctttttgttttctgtaataTGAAATTGTTGACAAGTACGTGTATGCTTATGTCATAACTCACTAATGGGTGAAGAAAGATCTGAACCATAGAGTATCCCTATGTTTTATATATCCATTACTTTTCCAGATTAATGTCAAACAGTTTTTAGATCCACTGATTTACTCATGTAGCTGAATTATTATACTTGATCTTGGTAATAGGTGTTTTCCCAGGATCATTAATAgtctccatcatatgtggtcatgtgggatacaaaaagtacacccgaggtggtgggaATTTCGACACTGGGACGAGGCTTGCAGGGTCCCATGGTCAAAATTTTCACCAccaagggtgtactttttctatcccacatgaccgcatatgatgga
The sequence above is drawn from the Gigantopelta aegis isolate Gae_Host chromosome 6, Gae_host_genome, whole genome shotgun sequence genome and encodes:
- the LOC121375274 gene encoding RING finger protein 11-like; protein product: MGNCLKSSNADDMSLLRENDSRSDGSDPGPPPPYQESVPVYYPSPNVSRPANMLTEEEQIKIAQRLGLINHLPTGVYDGISKKAKECAICMGEFILGDMLRFLPCMHTYHRECIDDWLMRSFTCPSCMEPVDAALLTTYETS